GCTGCAGATGCGGCGATGGCGTGTGCGTTACCTACTCCACTTTCTCAAGTCGAGAGGGGTTCTCCGCTCTTGCCTAACACTGAGGTCCGACCAAGTGAATGCGGCGCCGTCCCCCAACGAGCGTATTCACCGTGGTGAGGCCTTTGAGCGGCTCGAAATGGTCGGCGACTTTTTCTTCAAGAGCCTCACCCCCGACCGAATGCACACCGTCTTCCCGGCTGATGAGGGTGGACTTACAGCTGAACTCCAGTGCTTTGAGCGGGCCTTGGATTCGAATCACGGTCTGCTGGCCATCTATGACTATCTCGGTCTGGATGACATAGTCGGCTGCTTTTTGGCCAACAACAAGGCAAAGGCCGACGTTGTAGAGGCCGTCATTGGTGAGCTGAAGGTTCTGTTGTGGTCGACTGAGGTGGTGTGGGGCATGGAGTACTACGCCGTACCTGGGGAGCGCGCCACGCATGTCTACCTGCGAGCGTTGGTGGCGCACACCATCGCCGAGCTGGGGCACACGGTGCTGATGTGGCAGCTGGAGAGTACACTACGCAATTGTCGCGACTTCCTTCTCAAGCACACCGTGGAGGAATACTTGGGCGCCGAGAAAGGGAACGAGCGTCGTGCAAGCAGGGGAGGTGACGGGTGCGACGTCCCCGCGGACCTTCCAAAGTactcaccgctgccgccgttgctcgCGTGGAATCGGCGCCGCCTGGGCGTGTCGATGCGGAGGGGTGAGGTGCCGCTCGCAAGCAAACAGTCTCGAAGCAGCATACCGCCGTCTCCTCAAGACCCGCTTCGCAGACTCGCCCCGACTGCGAGCTGCATTCCGGAGGCTATTCGGGATCACTACGCCGTCGGTCGCAAAAAGTGGAGCTCATATGCCTGTAAAACAGCCATTCAAGCCCTCTGCGCCTCCCTCACACAAactgcgctgcagcatgaCAGCGGTCACACCGCTGACGCTCTATCGTTGAACTCATCGTCGGCATCcttgcccctctctccaGAACCGCAGCCGTCCCCAACTACGCCGGCGTATGCGTGCGTCCCTCGCAGTGTGTTACGGGCTCTGGTGACTGCGAATTGCGTGGTGATTCGTAATTCGGCCCCGCCCCTCGCTAGAAGCACGTCGACTAGGAGGGTGGCTGGGTAGCACTgccgcacgccttcgctctcGCTTTTTTTGGGTTATGGCATCCCCTTTCGTCCTTGCAAGCAGTGCGCCTTGTACTTGCACTGCACAGGTTTGCGAGGGCGAAGAAACGAGGAGAAACGAAACACCGAGCGGGGCAGCACGGCACCGTGTTCGCGGAACAGCGGAGGACGAGCGGGAGGCGGTGCAAACGGTATGTCTTTCTACACGCATACACCCATCTATTTATGTATGCCTCTCAGTCTTTCGCAAGTTGCGTCGTCTCTCATAGCCGTCGTGTGCCCGCTGGTCCTCAGGGTGTAAAGTGGACTGTGGCACCTCattctcccttctcccccacGAATACGAATACATAAAAAGGGTGTCTGCTTCCCAGTCCCCTCGCTGAACGGTCTCTCTGCTCTTTGGAAGCCAGAAGATGTATCAGCCTTTGCCACTTTGCGGGGGCCCGAACCTGTCATCCTTGTCTGCAGGCGCctgtgcatctctctctctctcttttaGGCCAACTCCGCGCCTCGCCATTGTTGACTTGTCCCTCAGTCTGTGTTGCTCACCTCTCCGTGCTTTCTCTCCCGCCACCATCGATCtccttgcctctctctcatgGCTGTGTAGCACATCTCTGCTATCAAGCTCTCGCACcagcgctctctctctctggccGTTTGCATTCTTTCTGTGCGTCTGCCCCAACACTCGAATCTTTTcacgccgccatcgcgtTTGGACCCCTCGTCCCTCCCCTTCCATCTGTTTAGAAACGAACGAttcacatacacatacacgcacacacacacacacacacacacacacacgcacacgcacgcgtacgcCAACGTTCAGGCTTTGGCTACCGCGATTTTCATACACCGGACTGCCCGCACGCCCACTCGTCTTTGCATCCTTTCCTCTTCATCAAGAAGATCGGCGTATCTCTTTCCGTTGCTCTGTCTCCCTCCCGTTTTCTCCCATCATCTTTCCGGTGCGGTTTCGTCTGTTTCGTCGGTGCCGTCCACGCTGCCACCTCTTGCGGTTCATCAGTGTAAGCGAGGACGCGCACACGAACACAACGAACGAGAGCCGCCCTCGGGCCGGCGCCCTTTCCCCTATCCatttctctccctctgtggTGTAGGCCGGCGTGTTGCTCGGCTTTGTCTCATCGGCCTCTTTCCACGTGGTTTCTTTTCCGTTACATTTCGTTATTGTTTCTCGCGTTTCTTTccccttttcttttgcttCTGATGCTGCTCATCTACCTAACCACCGACCTCCTTACTCgccatctctctccccgGCACTTTTCTTCACctggctctctctctttctaaCTCTGTCAAggcacaccagcacacaaACGCATGCGCCACACTGAAGCTCCCTCTTCTGTCTACGCTTCTCGTTTGCCTGTTCGGCACGTTGTCCGCACTCGCTGCGTTGGGACTCATTTTGGGATCTGCTGACATGTCGAGTGTGCGGGCAAGCCAGCGAATGGCATGCATGTGCGGTGATTGGGGATCCTGCATCCATATCAACTCTGGCCCGATCGAGTCTATTCTCAACGGCGACATTGACTTTGACCGCTACACTGTGGGGATGTTATCAAGCGCATCCCGCCCTGGTTCGGCAGTCAGACCCGCCCGCTTGCCTTTACCGTGCACAATGTGCCGTTAAAGGAAGAGTTGACACTGCGCGCGCAAGGGTTGTCGGCTGTCGCTTACACTTCCCTTTCTTCAATGAAGGAGTTGCGCGTCGATACGGAGACGCGAATGCCGTGCTCTGCTGTGGCTGGACCGTAAGCACCGCAAGCCGCTTGGTTGTGTGTCTGTCAAGTCGAAAAAAAGGCGGCTGCATTCTATTTTTttgtccgtgtgtgtgtgcgtgcgtggtggcgctctcctctctgcgtTTTCTTTCGGTTTCATGGTGAAGTTTTTTTCTCTTGGTCTGCTGACGCTTTCATCGCTCTCTGACCCCTGACgacgggaggaggaggaggaggcggggccgtggagggggaggtgagagcgatgcatcgctaCGGATGCTGACGTTCAGGTCCCGGATAGCGTTGCGTCGGGGAGCGCTGCgagcgtgcacacgcttgcacCATCCATGTGATGGGCAGAGCGTCAGCGTGACTGGAACGTACCCCACCGCAGACCCTCATTGCTTAGTGGCGTGGGGAACCTGAGCGTCACCGCGAAGGATGCGCTGCGTGGCGACCGGCACCATGGGTGCGGCTGTGATGCGATGACCGAGTCCGCGCATTAGCagccgcgcgtgtgccgacGGCCGCTTCTCACCACGTGGAGGGGGCCTGTGCCAAGGCCTCCGAGTGGCAGAGTGGCGTCGTGCTTCACGTTGTATGGCAGAGTGAACATGCGAAAGCACAACTGGCGCTCGGTGTGTACCggagtgtgtgcgctgtctctctttctgttctCCACTGCCGTGACAGCCATGCCTCTCGAGTACAAAGACGACTcaccttctctcctcccccctcgctTATATCGCGTTGGGCTTAGGAGTAAGAACCCGCTTTTGTAGTTTTCTTCAATTCTGTGCCATCGGtcgagcgagagaggtgcgtgcagccgcctccctcccatCCTTTCCTactgcgcccccccccgggCAGCCGGATGGGTGCTGACTTTGCTTATACACATTTTTTttatgcgtgcgtgcttgtcgCTTGTCCGTGTTTCCTCCGCTTGCGGTAGTTTTATCGCTGTTGCAGTTGTGCCTTTCCTTgttccacccaccccaccgccCACTCCGTCTGTAACCATCTATCGGATGTGTCCCGAATACGCACTGGGAGCTGCGTGTcatgcctcctcctcaccctccctcctaCGCAGAGCCATCCCCCATTTCTCTTCAGCACTCCTCAGCGACGAGAAGGCTCGGTAGGCCACGTGTAGAAAAAGGGCGTTAGCTGCTTTGAGCAGCTCTGACCACTCACATCGAAAAAAAGGGCTCAAAGGACCGCGAGAAGGGACGCTTGCCGAGTCTACATCGTACGCCATGATGCGCTTCCCTACTCTTCGTGCCTCGGCGAGGTGGAGTGGCGGTGGTTATGTGTGGTGCGGCACGTCGGCGATATTTTGCAACAAGAGCATGAACAACGACAAGGATAAGAGTGGACCCGCTTCACACTGTATCTCTCTGTATAACTATATCTGCAGCCGACTCATTTTTACCTATAAGTTTCTACTGGTCAAGTTCCCACAGGAATGCACGTCACTCTCCCACCCCCCATGTCTCTATGCGCACCAAAATGGTCGTTTTTTACGAGTGCTTGGTTTCTTTTTCCACCCTTTTTTCGATCATTTCGCGTCtgtccccctctccttctccctgtGCGAgtgccggtgtgtgtgtgtgtgtgtgtgctcgttgCGTGGCTTGATCCGCACAAAAAAAATCGCATCGACAGTGGAGCAAAGGAACGAGAATCGCAATGCCGTGTTTGGTGTAGCCGGGTTGATGACACTGTCGTGACGCTTGCTTCTGCTGCACTCTCGTTGACTACTCCGCTGCTTGTGGTCTCCGACCTCTCACTGATCTCGACCTCACAGGGACCTGTGTCCGCCACAGCtacgcacacccacacgcaccgtCTTTTTGCCCGTTTGCGCCGTACCCGATGGCTCACTCTCGTCCTGCTCCCTGTTTTTTGGACGGTGAAGAAGAGCCCGTCTCGGTTGATGGTGAGACGCGAGCGAAAGAGGCGTTGGGAGAGAGGGGTTGAGAGGGGGCGAGGCTCAGACAAGGGTTACAgatggaaaaaaaaacttcTTTCTCgaaccctccccctctcacaCCTCCTTTTAAAAAGGGAAGGTTCGCCTTCCTTGCTTTAttgttcgttttttttttcagttCGTCAAAGCAGTTTTCGTTTGTGTTTGCACGTGCGTGGGGAACTGTCGTTCTCTCTATCGTCACCACGCTCCTGTTCCGGTAAGCGAGTTTGGAGGTGTTGTGAGCCCACTTGCTCTAGCCAGCGCAATCTTGGTTACAACTCGTATGCcgctccgctctctccttttctttttaTTTGTTTCACGGGCGTCAAAGACGCTGACTCAGTCCTTCGATGTCGGGGTGTAACGGTCTGTATAGGTGCATGGACAtctatgtgtgcgtgcctgttATTCAGTGTCGGCCCTCCTTCCGTTCCGCCGTTATCTCCTTCGCAGCTGTTTTCGAAAGTCTCTTCCTCGCGGTAcgatggggggggggtctgcAGAGAAAtatgtgggggaggggggggaggcatcTTTAGATTcagaaaggggagggggacggccGAAGAGTCACGTTTGCGATGTGCAGTATCTTCTTGTGGGCGTTGGGTGGGTGCCTTCTGCTCTGACCGCATTGGTGAAGGACATGTCACTAGAAgcgaaaaaagaagaaaTACGGACTTCGTTGCCCAATGGCATGATGCGCGGAAGTCGAGCGTCACGGAGGCAAAAAGATGCTCATGGTGCACGACAGCGCGCACAGGTGCACAGGCGATGAGGGTTTGAACGAAagtagaaaaaaaaagaataGATGACACTGAAATCAGTGAGGTGCATTGGTAGGGCCAACACAAACTCAAACACAGCAAACTATTCATGCAGACGAAGGCGCCCTGTAGCGTCGCCTTCGGTTTGCTGTCGCACAGGAAAACAAGAGGTCCCGCTAACTCCTTTCCAGCACTGCTGTAGTATCTGTTTAGGGATCAGTATCCGTtgcaacacacacgcacgcacatcggATTGCCAGTAGAGGTGAAGGTGATTCTACTCCGGCAACGGCTgttcccttcctccttttCGACACTCTGACCATCTCAGGTGAATTGCAGAGCACCACCTCCGTTGCCGAGAGATGCAAAAGCGCTTCCGCGgctttgccccccccctccctccctacGCCTGCAGTGCGCACGCATGCTCGCATGTTCACCAAGGTCTTCCCTCCCTGTTCTCCCCGTTTCTCGTTCCTGCAAAACGCCACGGTGTGCGACAATTTCGCGCACCCACAACTACACCTTCCTCCTTGCCCGTTGCCCCTGCACACCACACGTGACGCTGTCCTGTTTTCTGCCCTTCCGTGCAACCCTCCCCCAAAACCGCTCGCAGAGTATCCAAGGATGTCTCTGACGCTTATCCCTGACCACTTCCAGCACATTGTGCGTCTGCTCAACACGAATGTGGAGGGCAAGCGCAAGGTGCCGTTCGCGCTGCGCATGGTGAAGGGCGTTGGTATCCGCTTTGCCTACCTGGTGTGCAAGAAGGCCGGGATTGACGTGGAGCGCCGCGCGGGCACTCTGaccgcggaggagctggagaagatCGCCGAGATCATCGCCGACCCCGCGAAGTTCAAGATCCCGGACTGGTTCCTGAACCGTCAGCGCGACCCCAAGACCGGCAAGACGGAGCACCTGTCCAGCTCGATGGTGGACACCCGCCTGCGCGACGACCTTGAGCGCCTGAAGAagatgcgcgcgcaccgTGGCGTGCGTCACGCCTACGGCCTCCGCGTGCGCGGCcagcacacgtgcacgagTGGCCGCCACGGCAAGACGGTCGGCGTCTCCCGCGGCAAGTAAATTCAGTATGGCGTAGCGCATGcggctcctcctctgctccTTATCTGGTGCCGGATCACCGCCCATGAGGCCGCCTGCTCCACGTTGCGTTTCTCAGCGTTaacggcggctgcgacgggaagcagctctgcgctGATTTTTCGGTTCATGGAGGCAGAGCTGGGGATGGAGTGGCTGCACTGAGGTTTGGGTTACTCTGTGGAGTCTACAGTGCATCTTTGGTTACGttttttgtgttgtttttAATTttgcgttttcttttcttcgACCACCGCAACAAGACATTGAATACGTAAAAGCAATCCATAttcgtgcgcgtgcacgcagagGATTCCCTGCCCAGCAAACCCTCTGCTTGCAGAGACGTCTGCCAAGTTTGTTGCTGCTCCTGTGTGGATGCCGTGGTATCTTTGCACcctctcgtcctcttccGACTCTTGCGCCCCTCCTCTGTTGTCTCCTGTGTTGCTCGGCGGATTATTGCCCTCACATTGCGCGGTAATAAAAATCCGCTGGCAAGTCGCATGCGCTGccggaagagagagcgaggggtTAGCAATGTCAGAAGCAGAAATGGGAGGACTACCAAGTAGATACtcacgcggcgccgctttTGGGTGACACGTCGGAACGCTTATGCGTTCAGAAGAACCTTTGTGTTCTGCTCCGTGCAGCGCACCCAGCACAACAAGCTTCTTCCACCGGCTGCCATCTCTACCCACGTACTTTCATGGCGACGGATGTCTTCAATTTTTCATGCCAACTCGTGCTTCTTTCTGT
The window above is part of the Leishmania major strain Friedlin complete genome, chromosome 36 genome. Proteins encoded here:
- a CDS encoding RNA editing complex protein MP67 produces the protein MVQEWWVSAAQEAVISRKATSRAERIVTEADDPRSGTSHFYDSDARLCLVCNARLEGSYSAHSHSVDHKPRVALLKRTIGMILTFLEQAGSSPSLPPPPESDSPYSLPGSKRFLVSVSTHTGTPAAPAPSCFHALYAESPLFAEDGVPSRALLYHRPCTLREFDLVDVIMRRWWNTLHNPPPRRGSISFDRLLSLSSAELQMRRWRVRYLLHFLKSRGVLRSCLTLRSDQVNAAPSPNERIHRGEAFERLEMVGDFFFKSLTPDRMHTVFPADEGGLTAELQCFERALDSNHGLLAIYDYLGLDDIVGCFLANNKAKADVVEAVIGELKVLLWSTEVVWGMEYYAVPGERATHVYLRALVAHTIAELGHTVLMWQLESTLRNCRDFLLKHTVEEYLGAEKGNERRASRGGDGCDVPADLPKYSPLPPLLAWNRRRLGVSMRRGEVPLASKQSRSSIPPSPQDPLRRLAPTASCIPEAIRDHYAVGRKKWSSYACKTAIQALCASLTQTALQHDSGHTADALSLNSSSASLPLSPEPQPSPTTPAYACVPRSVLRALVTANCVVIRNSAPPLARSTSTRRVAG
- a CDS encoding putative 40S ribosomal protein S18, whose translation is MFTKVFPPCSPRFSFLQNATVCDNFAHPQLHLPPCPLPLHTTRDAVLFSALPCNPPPKPLAEYPRMSLTLIPDHFQHIVRLLNTNVEGKRKVPFALRMVKGVGIRFAYLVCKKAGIDVERRAGTLTAEELEKIAEIIADPAKFKIPDWFLNRQRDPKTGKTEHLSSSMVDTRLRDDLERLKKMRAHRGVRHAYGLRVRGQHTCTSGRHGKTVGVSRGK